From the genome of Dehalococcoidales bacterium:
GGTATTCATATAATAGTTTTACCTCTCTCTATACTAATATTCTATAATTGCGAACATATACAATCAAGGTCGGATTACGCTAATAAACTTTAAGTAAGTATCAAAGCGGGTTTTTAAGCGGCATACCAGGCCTTCGTGGGTATTTTGAGGGAGTCAGCGCTACTTTTTCAATTACTACCAATAATCGGGAATCAGCAAGCTCCGGGAATGTTACAGGTACGATATCTTTCAAATTGGCACCGAGAATATTTAAAGCCCTGCGTGACGATTCAACCTCTTCTGAAATATCACCCTTCTTATATGCTATAAATAAACCGTTAACTTTGCAAAACGGAAGACATAATTCTGCCAGGGTTGGCAGTTTTGCTACTGCACGGGATAGCGCAAGATGGTAACGGTGACGGTAACGGGGATCATGGGATAGATCTTCAGCTCTACCGGCAACCGTAGTTACGTTTTTGAATCCAAGTTTTTGTGATACGTGTTCAACAAAACGCAGCTTTTTCTGGGTGGAATCCACCAGTGTCAAATTGATATTGGGAAGCGCAATTTTGAGGGGAATTCCGGGAAAACCGGCACCGGTACCGATATCAACCACCTCCGGGGTGCCCTCCAGTATTGCCGGATCAAGAGCTGGTATAACAGAAAGAGAATCCGCAAAATGATAAAGTTCAATAGCCTCTGAAGAAACAATTGCTGTGAGATTGAATAAACTGTTCCAGGATATTAGCTCATCTCGATACAATTTATACTGTTCAAGCTGACTTGTATTCAGAGTAATACCAAAATATTTTGAAGCTAAATACAATTTTTCCAATTATTGTCTCCA
Proteins encoded in this window:
- the rsmG gene encoding 16S rRNA (guanine(527)-N(7))-methyltransferase RsmG — its product is MEKLYLASKYFGITLNTSQLEQYKLYRDELISWNSLFNLTAIVSSEAIELYHFADSLSVIPALDPAILEGTPEVVDIGTGAGFPGIPLKIALPNINLTLVDSTQKKLRFVEHVSQKLGFKNVTTVAGRAEDLSHDPRYRHRYHLALSRAVAKLPTLAELCLPFCKVNGLFIAYKKGDISEEVESSRRALNILGANLKDIVPVTFPELADSRLLVVIEKVALTPSKYPRRPGMPLKNPL